One region of Bacillus zhangzhouensis genomic DNA includes:
- a CDS encoding DUF2624 domain-containing protein, whose translation MILIQKIVLQRLNQITANDLLRYAKQYGIRLTSHQAAEVAKLMNGKNINIFNDSERNRLLKQVEAITSKQTAQTVNDLFNQFTS comes from the coding sequence TTGATTTTAATTCAAAAAATTGTCCTGCAGCGGCTCAATCAGATCACAGCAAATGATCTGTTAAGGTATGCGAAACAGTATGGCATCCGTTTAACATCACATCAAGCTGCTGAGGTTGCCAAACTCATGAACGGGAAAAACATCAATATTTTTAATGATTCAGAGCGTAACCGGCTTCTTAAGCAGGTGGAAGCGATTACTTCTAAACAGACAGCACAGACTGTGAATGATTTGTTTAATCAGTTTACAAGTTAG
- a CDS encoding deoxyribonuclease IV, producing the protein MLKIGSHVSMSGKHMLLAASEEAASYGSNTFMIYTGAPQNTRRKKIEDLNIEAGQAHMKEHGMTDIVVHAPYIINIGNTVNPATFELGVDFLRSEIERTKALGARQIVLHPGAHVGAGAEAGIQKIIEGLNEVIVKDQEVQIALETMAGKGSECGRSFEELAQIIDGVTHNEALSVCFDTCHTHDAGYPIVSDFDGVLEEFDRIVGIDRIKVLHINDSKNVQGARKDRHENIGFGEIGFDALNYIVHHPQLQDVPKILETPYVGEDKKNKKPPYKFEIAMLKEQQFDEGLLDKITGQ; encoded by the coding sequence TTGTTAAAGATTGGTTCACATGTATCCATGAGTGGAAAACATATGCTTCTTGCAGCGAGTGAGGAAGCTGCCTCTTATGGTTCGAATACGTTTATGATTTATACAGGTGCACCGCAAAATACGCGCCGAAAAAAAATTGAAGACCTCAATATTGAAGCTGGACAAGCACATATGAAAGAGCATGGCATGACAGATATCGTCGTACATGCTCCGTATATTATCAATATTGGAAATACAGTGAATCCAGCGACCTTTGAGCTTGGTGTAGACTTTCTCCGCTCGGAGATTGAGCGTACAAAAGCGCTGGGAGCAAGACAAATTGTTCTTCATCCGGGGGCGCATGTCGGAGCAGGGGCAGAAGCCGGGATTCAAAAAATCATTGAAGGTTTAAACGAAGTCATTGTGAAAGATCAAGAGGTTCAAATTGCACTTGAAACAATGGCAGGAAAAGGATCAGAATGCGGGAGAAGCTTTGAAGAGCTTGCCCAAATTATCGACGGAGTGACACATAACGAAGCTCTTTCTGTCTGCTTTGATACGTGTCACACGCACGATGCTGGTTACCCGATTGTGAGTGACTTTGATGGTGTATTAGAAGAATTTGATCGCATCGTCGGTATTGACCGAATCAAAGTTCTTCATATTAATGACAGTAAAAATGTACAAGGTGCTAGAAAAGACCGACATGAAAATATCGGTTTTGGTGAAATTGGTTTCGATGCACTGAACTATATTGTGCATCATCCGCAGCTTCAAGATGTGCCGAAAATTCTAGAGACCCCTTATGTAGGTGAAGATAAAAAGAACAAAAAACCACCTTACAAATTCGAAATTGCAATGCTGAAAGAACAGCAATTTGATGAAGGCTTGCTAGATAAAATAACGGGTCAGTAA
- a CDS encoding DEAD/DEAH box helicase — MKETKFTTYELKPFIIDAIHELGFYEPTDIQKRIIPAVLKGESVIGQSQTGTGKTHAYLLPLIHSIDPSKEQVQVVITAPTRELANQIFKEAQTILKKASPEEEIKAKLYIGGTDKQKSIQKLKNQPHLVVGTPGRIADLIHEQALNVYKATSLVIDEADLMLDMGFLEDVDRIGAQMPEQLQMLVFSATIPEKLKPFLKKYMDNPKYAHVEPRRITAENIQHILVPSKQRDKLKLLHEMVTNVQPYLGIIFANTKTTVDEIASFLQEKGMKIGVLHGGLTPRERKKVMKQIEDLEFTYIVASDLAARGIDIKGVSHVINYELPSDLDFYVHRVGRTARAGSSGIAMTIYELADEDALIQIEKMGVVFENKTIVHGEWRDADDRLKRQRRKKAPNEMEEKAKRLVRKPKAVKPGYKKKMTREIDKIKRQERRKSKRNGK, encoded by the coding sequence ATGAAAGAAACGAAATTTACGACATATGAATTAAAGCCTTTTATTATAGATGCTATTCATGAACTAGGCTTTTATGAGCCGACTGATATTCAAAAAAGAATCATCCCTGCTGTTTTAAAAGGAGAAAGCGTGATTGGCCAGTCACAAACAGGAACAGGAAAAACTCATGCGTACTTACTGCCGCTGATTCATTCAATTGATCCAAGCAAAGAGCAGGTACAAGTGGTGATTACTGCACCTACAAGAGAATTAGCCAATCAAATTTTCAAAGAAGCTCAAACGATTTTAAAGAAAGCCTCTCCAGAAGAAGAGATCAAAGCAAAGCTTTACATTGGCGGAACGGACAAGCAGAAATCAATTCAAAAGTTAAAAAACCAGCCGCATTTGGTTGTCGGCACACCTGGACGTATTGCTGACCTCATTCATGAGCAGGCGCTGAATGTTTACAAAGCAACCTCTCTTGTCATTGATGAAGCAGATTTAATGCTGGATATGGGATTTTTAGAAGATGTGGACCGTATTGGTGCACAAATGCCAGAACAGCTGCAAATGCTTGTGTTCTCTGCAACCATCCCAGAAAAACTAAAGCCTTTCCTGAAAAAATATATGGACAATCCCAAGTATGCGCATGTTGAACCAAGACGGATTACAGCTGAAAACATTCAGCACATTTTGGTTCCGTCTAAACAGCGTGATAAATTAAAATTGCTTCATGAAATGGTGACGAATGTACAGCCTTATTTAGGCATCATCTTTGCCAATACAAAAACAACTGTTGATGAAATCGCATCGTTCCTACAAGAAAAAGGAATGAAAATCGGTGTGCTCCATGGCGGATTAACGCCGCGTGAACGTAAAAAAGTCATGAAACAAATTGAAGATTTGGAGTTCACTTATATTGTAGCATCTGATCTTGCAGCGCGCGGGATTGACATTAAAGGCGTCAGCCACGTCATTAACTATGAACTTCCATCTGATCTTGATTTTTATGTTCACCGCGTTGGAAGAACAGCTCGTGCTGGTTCATCTGGAATTGCCATGACCATTTATGAGCTGGCTGATGAGGATGCACTCATTCAAATTGAGAAAATGGGCGTTGTGTTTGAAAACAAAACCATTGTTCATGGCGAATGGCGGGATGCAGATGACCGCTTGAAGCGTCAAAGACGTAAAAAAGCACCAAATGAAATGGAAGAAAAAGCGAAACGTCTTGTGAGAAAACCAAAAGCCGTCAAACCTGGATATAAAAAGAAAATGACACGTGAGATAGATAAAATCAAAAGACAGGAACGTAGAAAGTCAAAGCGTAATGGAAAGTAG
- a CDS encoding YqfQ family protein, whose amino-acid sequence MLGQRPMGDFQPRRPSRRHLGNGGQPGIIQRGQQPPIQQPFQGQSNPFQQMMPRSPSVQGGGLHGMGGIPGGESRALGGGAGIKGMLSKFLPGAGGAGVSGGGAGLQGIQSFTNPATLSSMLGNVQKVLGVAQQFTPMIQQYGPLVRNLPAMIKLYSQLGSADDDEESANDADAESTETSAETEVTEEEAQTDEIEENENEDILVKKAGPHTSPAPEAKPKKRSGSSVPKLYV is encoded by the coding sequence ATGTTAGGGCAAAGGCCTATGGGCGATTTTCAGCCGCGCCGCCCCTCACGCCGGCACCTTGGAAATGGCGGACAGCCCGGAATTATTCAAAGAGGGCAGCAGCCTCCTATCCAACAGCCTTTTCAAGGGCAAAGCAATCCATTTCAGCAAATGATGCCTCGCTCCCCGTCTGTACAGGGAGGCGGTTTACACGGGATGGGCGGAATTCCAGGAGGTGAGAGCCGTGCACTAGGCGGCGGAGCAGGAATTAAAGGCATGCTCTCTAAATTTCTTCCTGGGGCAGGAGGAGCTGGAGTCTCTGGAGGTGGTGCGGGATTACAAGGAATCCAGAGCTTCACAAATCCTGCAACCCTCTCAAGCATGTTAGGCAATGTTCAAAAAGTGCTTGGGGTGGCGCAGCAATTTACACCAATGATTCAGCAATACGGTCCTTTAGTGAGAAATTTGCCTGCGATGATTAAACTGTACAGCCAGCTTGGCAGTGCGGATGATGATGAAGAAAGTGCAAATGATGCTGATGCAGAATCAACGGAGACCAGCGCGGAAACAGAAGTGACCGAGGAAGAAGCACAAACTGATGAAATAGAAGAAAATGAAAATGAAGACATCCTCGTCAAAAAAGCAGGACCTCACACATCACCTGCTCCTGAAGCAAAACCGAAAAAGAGATCTGGCAGCTCTGTTCCCAAACTATATGTCTAG
- a CDS encoding 4-hydroxy-3-methylbut-2-enyl diphosphate reductase produces MNVIKISPRGYCYGVVDAMVIAKNAALDKNLPRPIYILGMIVHNKHVTDAFEEDGIYTLDGPNRLDILKQVESGTVIFTAHGVSPEVRQIAEEKGLVAIDATCPDVTKTHELISEKTADGYDIIYIGKKGHPEPEGAVGVAPDKVHLVETEADIEALDLTSEKLLITNQTTMSQWDVHDLMEFIKEKYPHVEYHQEICLATQVRQEAVSQQAGQADLTIVVGDPKSNNSNRLAQVSMEIAGTQAYRIGDLSELKLEWLQGVKTVAVTAGASTPTPITKEVIRFLENYEPDDETTWKIERTVPLSKILPRVKTKK; encoded by the coding sequence ATGAATGTAATTAAAATATCGCCGCGTGGCTATTGCTATGGCGTTGTAGATGCAATGGTCATTGCTAAAAATGCCGCACTTGATAAAAACTTGCCACGCCCAATATATATATTAGGTATGATCGTGCACAACAAACATGTCACTGATGCCTTCGAGGAAGATGGGATTTACACACTGGACGGACCAAACCGCTTAGACATTTTAAAGCAGGTGGAAAGCGGAACAGTCATTTTCACGGCTCACGGCGTTTCTCCTGAGGTTCGTCAAATCGCAGAAGAAAAAGGCCTTGTTGCCATTGATGCGACCTGTCCCGATGTAACGAAAACTCACGAACTCATTTCAGAGAAAACAGCCGATGGCTATGACATTATTTATATTGGGAAAAAAGGTCATCCTGAGCCAGAAGGGGCTGTCGGAGTAGCCCCTGACAAGGTACATCTTGTCGAAACAGAAGCCGATATTGAGGCGCTCGATTTAACCTCTGAAAAACTGCTCATCACGAATCAAACAACGATGTCTCAATGGGATGTCCACGATCTGATGGAGTTTATTAAAGAGAAATACCCTCACGTCGAGTATCATCAAGAAATTTGCCTTGCGACACAGGTGCGTCAGGAAGCTGTTTCGCAGCAAGCTGGTCAAGCCGATCTAACCATTGTTGTCGGCGATCCAAAAAGTAATAACTCTAACCGTCTCGCACAAGTATCAATGGAGATTGCTGGAACGCAGGCTTACCGTATTGGTGACTTAAGTGAACTCAAGCTGGAGTGGCTGCAGGGCGTCAAAACCGTTGCCGTTACTGCTGGTGCTTCAACACCAACACCTATTACAAAGGAAGTCATTCGTTTCTTAGAAAACTATGAACCGGATGATGAAACGACTTGGAAGATTGAACGAACTGTTCCTCTTTCTAAAATTTTACCTCGCGTCAAAACAAAGAAATAA
- a CDS encoding Nif3-like dinuclear metal center hexameric protein, with protein MVKTVNGHEIIQLFEQFSPKAYAMEGDKIGLQIGTLNKKVTNVMITLDVLENVVDEAIDRKVDLIIAHHPPIFRPLKHVATDQPAGRIIEKCIKHDIAVYVAHTNLDVADGGVNDLLAEALELEETSVLVPTYEDPIKQLVLYVPEEFEEAIRTALGNAGAGHIGNYSHCAFSNEGTGSFLPSEEAEPFIGETGQLEFVKEVRIETIFPARIEKQVIREMIKAHPYEEVAYSVHTTDLLPIQKGLGRIGELSEPMTLRDFTQFVKRKLDVNGARFVGNQDAVVKKVAVLGGDGNKYIHQAKRMGADVYVTGDLYFHVAHDAMMLGLNVVDPGHYAEKIMKEGVKAKLQSLCADKKYDVQLFVSESNTNPFQFM; from the coding sequence TTGGTTAAAACAGTAAACGGGCATGAAATCATCCAATTGTTTGAACAATTTTCACCAAAGGCATATGCCATGGAAGGTGATAAAATTGGACTCCAGATCGGCACATTAAATAAAAAAGTAACCAATGTGATGATCACCCTGGATGTATTAGAGAATGTAGTAGATGAGGCGATCGATCGAAAAGTGGATCTCATTATAGCTCATCATCCGCCGATTTTTCGTCCATTAAAACACGTAGCGACAGATCAGCCGGCTGGACGAATCATTGAGAAATGCATCAAACATGATATAGCGGTATATGTGGCACATACGAATTTGGACGTAGCTGATGGCGGAGTCAATGACCTTCTTGCTGAGGCTTTAGAGCTTGAAGAAACAAGTGTGTTAGTGCCGACATACGAAGATCCAATCAAACAACTTGTTTTGTATGTCCCTGAGGAATTTGAAGAGGCCATCAGGACAGCTTTAGGAAATGCGGGCGCAGGTCACATCGGCAACTACAGCCATTGTGCGTTTTCAAATGAAGGGACAGGCAGCTTTCTGCCATCAGAAGAAGCTGAGCCGTTTATTGGTGAGACGGGTCAATTAGAATTTGTGAAAGAAGTGCGGATTGAAACCATTTTCCCAGCAAGGATAGAAAAACAAGTGATTCGCGAAATGATCAAAGCACATCCTTATGAAGAAGTCGCCTATAGTGTACACACGACAGATCTTCTTCCTATTCAAAAAGGTCTTGGCCGTATTGGAGAGCTAAGTGAGCCTATGACACTTAGAGATTTCACACAATTTGTGAAAAGGAAGCTAGATGTGAATGGTGCTCGTTTTGTAGGAAATCAAGACGCCGTTGTGAAAAAAGTGGCGGTGCTTGGCGGAGACGGAAATAAATACATCCATCAAGCGAAAAGAATGGGTGCCGATGTGTATGTGACAGGTGACCTTTATTTCCATGTTGCGCATGATGCCATGATGCTTGGGCTGAACGTTGTGGACCCAGGACATTATGCTGAAAAGATTATGAAAGAGGGCGTAAAAGCGAAGCTTCAATCGCTATGTGCGGATAAAAAGTATGACGTACAGCTCTTTGTTTCTGAATCAAACACAAATCCATTTCAATTTATGTAA
- a CDS encoding tRNA (adenine(22)-N(1))-methyltransferase TrmK → MNEMNLSKRLKKVADFLPDEAVFADIGSDHAYLPCYAILHQKAVKAIAGEITDGPLQSAQQQVHRLELDEQISVRKGNGLEVIEKGEVNAVTIAGMGGALIASILNEGKHKLAGHERLILQPNIHAHHIRLWLYQEGYELMDEVILEEDGKIYEIIIAEKGDKNKAYEGISLEAGTLVGPFLAKEQNDVFRRKWMQELQHMEKIESQIQQAARTEENKERLEELKAKIKILKEVLTVG, encoded by the coding sequence ATGAATGAAATGAATTTATCCAAACGATTAAAAAAAGTCGCAGACTTTTTACCAGATGAGGCAGTCTTCGCTGATATCGGCTCAGATCATGCCTATTTGCCATGCTATGCGATCCTGCATCAAAAAGCAGTGAAGGCCATTGCTGGTGAAATCACTGATGGACCGCTTCAATCGGCTCAGCAGCAAGTACATAGACTTGAATTAGATGAACAGATATCAGTCAGAAAAGGAAATGGTCTTGAAGTCATTGAAAAAGGCGAAGTGAATGCAGTGACGATTGCAGGTATGGGCGGGGCACTCATCGCCAGCATTTTAAATGAAGGCAAGCATAAGCTCGCAGGCCATGAGCGGCTTATTCTTCAGCCGAATATTCATGCCCACCATATTCGTTTATGGCTTTATCAAGAGGGGTATGAATTGATGGATGAAGTCATTTTAGAAGAGGACGGCAAAATATACGAAATCATTATCGCAGAAAAAGGCGACAAAAATAAAGCCTATGAAGGGATATCCCTTGAAGCAGGCACACTGGTTGGACCGTTTCTTGCGAAGGAGCAAAATGACGTCTTCCGTCGCAAGTGGATGCAAGAGCTTCAGCATATGGAGAAGATCGAAAGTCAAATTCAGCAGGCAGCGCGGACAGAAGAAAACAAAGAGCGCCTTGAAGAGCTGAAGGCGAAAATAAAGATTCTAAAGGAGGTTTTGACTGTTGGTTAA
- a CDS encoding cytochrome c, translated as MKRNPLIPFLLIAVLGIGLTFFLSMKGLKDEEKIASGGKEQKQEETANATPEELYKQNCLSCHGENYEGGAGPALKGVGDKLEVADIKKKIQEGGNGMPGGLIPNEKLDEMAEWVSKIK; from the coding sequence ATGAAACGGAATCCACTTATACCATTTTTATTAATTGCCGTTTTAGGTATTGGACTCACTTTTTTCTTATCAATGAAGGGGCTGAAAGATGAAGAAAAAATTGCCTCTGGGGGCAAAGAGCAAAAGCAAGAAGAGACAGCAAATGCGACGCCGGAAGAATTGTATAAACAGAACTGTCTAAGCTGTCACGGGGAAAACTATGAAGGCGGCGCAGGTCCTGCATTAAAAGGTGTTGGAGACAAGCTTGAAGTAGCTGACATTAAGAAGAAAATTCAAGAAGGCGGCAACGGGATGCCGGGCGGGCTGATTCCGAATGAAAAGCTCGACGAAATGGCGGAATGGGTGTCTAAAATTAAATAA
- the rpoD gene encoding RNA polymerase sigma factor RpoD yields the protein MADKQAHETETELTFEQVRDKLTETGKKRGVLTYEEIAERMSSFEIESDQMDEYYEYLGEQGVELISENEETEDPNVQQLAKAEEEFDLNDLSVPPGVKINDPVRMYLKEIGRVNLLSAKEEITYAQKIEEGDEESKRRLAEANLRLVVSIAKRYVGRGMLFLDLIQEGNMGLMKAVEKFDYRKGYKFSTYATWWIRQAITRAIADQARTIRIPVHMVETINKLIRVQRQLLQDLGREPTPEEIAEDMDLTPEKVREILKIAQEPVSLETPIGEEDDSHLGDFIEDQEATSPSDHAAYELLKEQLEDVLDTLTDREENVLRLRFGLDDGRTRTLEEVGKVFGVTRERIRQIEAKALRKLRHPSRSKRLKDFLE from the coding sequence ATGGCTGATAAACAAGCCCACGAAACCGAAACTGAATTAACCTTTGAACAGGTGAGAGATAAGCTCACTGAAACGGGTAAAAAACGGGGCGTTTTAACATACGAAGAAATTGCAGAGCGTATGTCCAGCTTTGAAATTGAATCAGACCAAATGGATGAATACTATGAATACTTAGGCGAACAGGGTGTAGAGCTCATTAGTGAAAACGAAGAGACAGAAGACCCAAATGTTCAGCAGCTGGCTAAAGCGGAAGAAGAATTTGACCTGAATGATTTAAGCGTACCACCAGGTGTCAAAATCAATGATCCTGTTCGTATGTACTTAAAAGAAATCGGACGCGTCAATTTGTTATCTGCTAAAGAAGAAATTACGTATGCTCAAAAGATCGAAGAAGGCGATGAGGAATCAAAAAGAAGATTAGCGGAAGCGAACCTTCGTCTCGTTGTCAGCATTGCGAAACGTTATGTCGGTCGTGGTATGCTGTTCCTTGACTTGATTCAAGAAGGAAACATGGGTCTGATGAAGGCGGTTGAGAAGTTTGATTACCGCAAGGGATATAAATTCTCAACATATGCGACTTGGTGGATTAGACAGGCGATCACACGTGCGATTGCCGATCAGGCGAGAACCATCCGAATCCCGGTTCATATGGTGGAAACGATTAATAAATTGATCCGTGTTCAAAGACAGCTTCTGCAAGACCTAGGCAGAGAACCAACGCCTGAGGAAATTGCTGAAGACATGGATTTAACTCCAGAAAAGGTAAGAGAGATTCTTAAAATTGCGCAAGAGCCTGTATCTTTAGAAACACCTATTGGTGAAGAAGATGACTCGCATCTTGGTGATTTTATCGAAGACCAAGAGGCGACATCTCCATCTGACCACGCTGCATACGAACTCTTAAAAGAGCAGCTTGAAGATGTATTAGACACGCTGACGGATCGTGAAGAAAATGTGCTGAGACTACGTTTCGGACTAGACGACGGAAGAACACGCACGTTAGAAGAGGTTGGAAAGGTGTTCGGCGTAACAAGAGAGCGTATCCGACAAATTGAAGCGAAAGCTCTTCGTAAATTAAGACACCCAAGCAGAAGTAAACGATTAAAAGACTTCTTAGAGTAG
- the dnaG gene encoding DNA primase, whose amino-acid sequence MSKRIPDELLEQIQKNADIVEVIGEYVQLRKQGRNYFGLCPFHGENTPSFSVSADKQIFHCFGCGAGGNVFSFLRQMEGYSFIEAVSHVADKYHIDLPDQVANAQISSSQQEDTADHKMIEAHELLKKFYHHLLVNTKEGQNALDYLRSRGFTDETIAKFEIGYALDSWDFMTKFLEKRGFDPVMMEKAGLLIQRENGTGFFDRFRDRIMFPIHDHHGTVIAFSGRSLGDQQPKYMNSPETPLFHKSKLLYHFHDARMHIRKRERAVLFEGFADVISAVTSGVGESVATMGTSLTEEHVKLLRRNVEEIILCYDSDTAGYEATMKASDLLRKRGCKVRVAMIPDGLDPDDYIRKYGGEKFRHDIIDASVTLMTFKMNFFRRGKNLSDEGDRLTYMKQVLREISRLNGSLEQEVYMKQLAGEFSISLDSLKEQLELFEKQQRQEIKSTQEENGLEKRRAHLSTQVRRKRLRPAYENAERMLLAHMLKSDDVIRKVLDRIGIEFNIDSHRALATYIYALYEEGKEPTPQHLMNRIEDDVMNQLLTDILMIQIGDELSEAELSDYVKKVLNHRNLSMIKEKELERAEAERQKDFFKAATLAKEIIQLNRSLK is encoded by the coding sequence ATGAGCAAACGTATACCAGATGAACTTTTGGAGCAGATCCAAAAAAACGCAGACATTGTCGAAGTGATTGGAGAATACGTACAGCTTAGAAAGCAAGGTCGAAATTACTTCGGTCTTTGTCCATTCCATGGTGAAAATACTCCTTCATTCTCTGTTTCAGCAGATAAGCAAATCTTCCATTGTTTTGGCTGTGGTGCAGGAGGCAATGTGTTTTCGTTCCTCAGACAAATGGAAGGCTACTCATTTATTGAAGCCGTTTCACATGTTGCTGATAAGTACCATATTGATCTGCCGGATCAGGTGGCAAATGCTCAGATTAGTTCCTCTCAGCAAGAGGATACTGCAGATCATAAAATGATTGAGGCCCATGAGCTTCTTAAGAAATTTTACCACCATTTGCTGGTAAATACAAAGGAAGGTCAAAACGCACTCGATTATTTACGGTCCAGAGGCTTTACGGATGAAACAATTGCCAAGTTTGAGATCGGGTATGCTCTTGATTCTTGGGATTTCATGACCAAGTTTTTAGAAAAACGAGGATTTGATCCTGTGATGATGGAGAAGGCGGGTCTTTTGATTCAACGTGAAAACGGCACAGGCTTTTTTGACCGCTTTAGAGATCGTATCATGTTTCCCATTCATGATCATCATGGAACGGTCATCGCTTTTTCCGGAAGATCGCTTGGTGATCAGCAGCCTAAATATATGAATAGTCCTGAAACGCCGCTTTTTCATAAAAGTAAACTGCTTTATCACTTTCATGACGCACGTATGCATATACGAAAACGCGAACGGGCGGTTCTTTTCGAAGGATTTGCAGACGTCATCTCAGCTGTTACATCAGGTGTCGGTGAAAGTGTTGCAACAATGGGTACGTCTCTTACAGAAGAGCACGTAAAGCTTCTCAGGCGGAACGTAGAAGAGATCATTCTTTGCTATGACTCTGATACTGCCGGATATGAAGCAACCATGAAAGCGTCAGATTTGCTTAGAAAAAGAGGATGTAAAGTTCGTGTTGCCATGATACCAGATGGACTTGATCCAGATGATTACATTCGTAAATATGGCGGCGAGAAATTTAGGCATGACATCATAGATGCAAGTGTGACATTAATGACGTTTAAGATGAATTTTTTCCGAAGAGGAAAAAACTTATCAGACGAAGGAGACCGTCTTACTTATATGAAACAGGTTCTCCGGGAAATCAGCCGTTTAAACGGCTCTTTGGAGCAAGAGGTTTATATGAAACAGCTTGCTGGGGAGTTTTCGATCTCACTTGATTCATTAAAAGAACAACTGGAGCTGTTTGAAAAACAGCAGCGGCAAGAAATCAAAAGCACGCAGGAAGAAAACGGGCTTGAAAAACGGCGTGCACATCTGTCAACACAAGTGAGAAGAAAGCGTCTGCGGCCGGCATATGAAAATGCAGAGCGAATGCTGCTTGCTCATATGTTAAAAAGCGATGACGTGATCCGCAAAGTACTTGACAGAATCGGGATTGAATTTAATATAGATTCGCATAGGGCGCTGGCAACGTACATTTATGCCTTGTATGAAGAAGGCAAAGAACCAACGCCGCAGCACCTGATGAACCGGATAGAAGATGATGTCATGAATCAGCTGTTGACGGATATATTGATGATTCAAATCGGAGACGAACTAAGTGAAGCTGAATTAAGTGATTATGTAAAAAAAGTGTTGAATCATCGGAATTTGTCAATGATAAAGGAAAAAGAACTAGAACGTGCAGAAGCGGAGAGGCAAAAAGATTTCTTCAAAGCGGCAACACTTGCAAAAGAAATTATTCAGTTGAACCGTTCGCTGAAGTAA
- a CDS encoding YaiI/YqxD family protein, translating into MEGWRISHLNERKKERTIYVDADACPVKDEILSVASQFQVPVMFIASYEHFQTKRSSLEDWRFVDTHKEAADLVIANSAAAHDIVVTQDIGLASLLLPRQVIVLSERGRMYTNETIDFDLERRHVSSKQRRKGVYGKGPKKLLEEDKKRFMAQLQKILSNREGFLN; encoded by the coding sequence GTGGAGGGATGGAGAATTAGTCACCTGAATGAACGTAAAAAAGAGAGGACGATTTATGTCGACGCAGATGCTTGTCCTGTAAAAGACGAAATCCTTTCTGTCGCTTCTCAATTTCAAGTACCAGTAATGTTCATTGCTTCATATGAGCATTTTCAAACCAAAAGATCTTCACTTGAAGATTGGCGGTTTGTAGATACACATAAGGAAGCAGCGGACTTAGTCATTGCAAACTCAGCTGCTGCACATGATATTGTCGTCACCCAAGATATCGGTCTTGCGTCCCTTCTGCTTCCAAGACAGGTCATTGTTCTGTCTGAAAGAGGACGAATGTACACAAACGAAACAATTGATTTTGACTTGGAACGCAGGCATGTTTCCAGTAAACAGCGAAGAAAAGGTGTATACGGAAAAGGTCCCAAAAAGCTTTTAGAAGAGGATAAGAAACGATTTATGGCGCAACTACAAAAAATCTTGTCGAATCGTGAAGGATTTTTAAATTAA
- a CDS encoding kinase/pyrophosphorylase, whose product MSNRVIFVVSDSVGETAELVVKAALSQFDGGSSDHSNIRRIPYVEDVGTIKEVISMAKADNGIVCFTLVVPEMRQFLIEEAEANGVVYYDIIGPLIDKMETAYGNEAKHEPGLVRQLDEDYFKKVEAIEFAVKYDDGRDPRGILKADIVLIGVSRTSKTPLSQYLAHKRLKVANVPIVPEVDPPEELFSVDPKKCIGLKISPDKLNHIRKERLKSLGLNDRAIYANIERIKEELEYFEKVVNRINCQVVDVSNKAVEETANVIHQMLTKRGSE is encoded by the coding sequence ATGAGTAATCGCGTAATTTTTGTGGTATCAGATTCAGTAGGAGAAACGGCAGAGCTCGTGGTCAAAGCGGCACTTAGCCAATTTGATGGCGGCTCATCAGACCATTCAAATATTAGAAGAATCCCGTATGTAGAGGATGTTGGTACGATTAAAGAAGTTATTTCAATGGCGAAAGCAGATAATGGGATCGTCTGCTTTACTCTTGTTGTGCCAGAAATGCGCCAATTCTTAATCGAAGAAGCAGAAGCAAACGGTGTCGTTTATTACGACATCATCGGGCCGCTCATTGATAAAATGGAGACGGCATATGGAAATGAAGCGAAACATGAGCCGGGTCTTGTACGTCAATTAGATGAGGACTATTTTAAAAAGGTAGAAGCCATCGAGTTCGCTGTGAAATACGATGACGGCAGAGACCCAAGAGGCATTCTAAAGGCTGATATTGTGCTCATAGGTGTTTCACGCACGTCCAAGACACCATTATCTCAATATTTGGCGCATAAACGGCTGAAGGTAGCGAACGTTCCAATTGTACCTGAAGTTGATCCGCCAGAGGAGTTATTTTCAGTTGATCCGAAGAAATGTATCGGTCTGAAAATTAGTCCAGACAAACTAAATCATATTCGCAAAGAGCGTTTAAAATCTCTTGGTTTAAATGACCGCGCTATTTATGCGAACATTGAACGGATTAAAGAGGAACTAGAGTATTTTGAAAAAGTGGTTAACCGCATTAACTGTCAAGTCGTTGATGTATCGAATAAAGCAGTTGAGGAAACGGCAAATGTCATTCATCAAATGCTGACCAAAAGAGGTTCCGAATAA